The Phycisphaeraceae bacterium genome contains the following window.
CTGGCGTTTCGACGGCGAGGGCGTCTACGCCGTTTCCGCCGGCGCCGCCGCCGAAGCCGTCTTCGGGTTCGAGTTCGTGCTTCCCCCCAACCACACGCCTGTTGACCTGCAGTTCCGCAACCTGCGCGCGCCGCTCGCGGGCCTCCAGGTCACGCCGCGCCAGAACCCGGCCCTCGCGTTCGCCAACCCGGCGGCCCGCGACCAGGGCCTGCGCACCTTCGCCCTTCTCGACGCGGTCGGGGTCAATGTCCGAGGCGTCGAACTCGAGCGCGACGAAGAAGTCGTGCGCGTGTTGGTCGAAGAGGGTCGAGGCGGGGCCGGCGGCGTCGCGGTGCGCGAGCTGCTGCCCTTCAACGGGCAGTTCAACCGCTCCCTGCGAGGCGGGCTGGACGTCGACGATCGCAACCGCATCTTCGACGGGCGCGCCACCATCCCCAAGAGCAGCTTCTTCGAGGTCGGCCTGCTCGAGAACCTGCGCGTCGACTCCTTCGCGCGCACGCCCGACTCGCGCATCGTGCAGGTCGATGTCGGCCTGCAGAGCCGCCTGAGCGTGCTCGGGCGCGCTTTCCAGACCGCGACCGGCGTCGTGCCCCCCATGCTCGTCGACTCCCTCGGGCGTCAGTACACCGCGATCGGCTGGGTCTTCGACGACGGCAGCAACGTCGACATCCGCTTCACGCCCGGCAACCCCGTCCGCGGCGTGAGCGAGATCCCCACCCTCAGCCGCGCGCGCACCGACCAGCGCCTCATGCTCATCTTCCGCGTGAACTCCAACGCCGAGATCCGACACTTCGCGCTGGGCAGCAAGATCATCGGCGACTTCGATCCCCCGATCACCGTCGGCCGCTGATCCGCCCGCTGGCATAGACGTCGCCAACGACAACGCCCCCGCGAGGATGTCCTCGCGGGGGCGTTTCAGTTCTGCGTGACGCGACCGGCCGACCGATCACTCGGCGGCGGGCGCCGCCTCGGCGCCGGCGGGGGCGCGATCCTCGCGACGCCCACGACCGCCGCGACCGCGACGACCCTGCTCGCCGGGCATGATCATGTTGCCCTCGTCGTCGACCTCGACCTCAACCTTGTCGTCGACGGCGATGTCGCGGTCGGCGACGACCTTGACGATGACCTCGGCCTCGAGGTCGCGGTCGAGCTTGACCAGGACGTGGTGCGACTCGATGCGCTTGATGGTCTGCGAGAGGCGGATGTCGCGCGCCTTGACCGCGAAGCCCTTGGCGACGAGCGCCTCGGCGATGTCCTGCTGCGTGACCGAGCCGTACAGCAGGCCCTGGTCGTTGCAGGAGCGCTTGAGCTCGACCTCGATGCCCTCGAGCTTCTCGATCGTCTGCTCGCGCTGCAGGCGCATCTCGCGCTGCATGCGCTCGGCGTCGGCGCGCTTGGCGGCGAGGGCCTTCACCTTGTCGTCGCTGGGCTCGGTGGCCAGGCCCATCGGAAGGAGATAGTTGCGCGCGTACCCGGCGCGGACCTTCACGACGTCGCCCACGATGCCGAGGTTGTCGACCGATTCGGTCAGGAGGAGCTGGATGTCTTTGGCCATGTGACCCGTTGTCCTTTCGTCAGTCAGGAAAGTGAGGAGCGCGACGGTCGCGCCCCAGCGTGTGAACCCCCGGGATGTCTGAGTCGTGCCCCGAGCGGGGCGAGCGTGATCTTTGGCGCGTCAGAAGGGGATGTCGTCCTCGTCGATGGGCTCGTAGCCGCCCGACGACCCGGAGTGGCCGCCACCGCCGCCTTGGCCCGACGCCGGGGCGCGCCCGCCGCCCGAGCGGGAGTAGACCTGGCCCCCTCCCGTGCCTCCCCCGCCGCCCTCGTCTCCCCCTCGGGAGTCGACGAACTGGAAGTTCTCGATGATGACCTTGAGCTTGGAGCGGTTCCCGCCGTCCTTGTCCTGCCACTGGTCGAGGCGAAGGCGCCCCTCGATGAACACGGGACGCCCCTTGGCGAGGTACTGGGCCATCACCTCGGCGGTGCGCCCCCACGCCTCGCAGTCGACGAAGGTGACTTCTTCGCGCTGCTGCCCGTCCTGGGTCTTGAAGCGTCGGTTGACGGCGAGCCCGATGTTGGCGACCGACCCCCCTCCGGGGAGCTGGCGGACCTCCACGTCTCGCGTGAGGTTGCCCATCAGGAGGACCTTGTTGAAATTCCCGGCCATGGCGCAGGGCTCCGACTAAAGGGTGCGCGTGTGACAGTTCGTGCCGCGCAAGTCTACACGACAAATCCGACCATTGCCCGAACAGGGCGTCGGGGGCCGGAGGGGGGATGACGAGGGGTCGCCCCGGGGTCAATCTTCCTCGTCGAAGTCCTCGTCGTCCGCGACGCCGGCCGGGACGGTGTCGTCCTCGTCCTCGTCCTCGTCGATCTGGGCGGCGCGGGTGGCGCGCAGGCGCGCCTCGTCGGCGAGGGCCTGTCGCTCGTCGGCGCTCTGCATCTCTTCGAGGGTGAGGTGATCGGCGCGCAGGAACATGGCGCGGAGGATCTGCTCGGAGAGGTTGCAGGTGTTCTCGATCTTGATGAGGGCGGAGGTCGGCGCCTCGAAGTAGGCGAGGATGTACACGCCGCGCTTCTGCTTGTCGATCTCGTAGGCGAGACGGCGCTCGTCCCACTTCTTCATCGCGATGATGGTCGCGCCGGCGTTCTCCATCGTCTCGCGGATGTGCTGGACGGCCTCGGCGAAGTTCGCCGCGACCTGCTGGCTGATGAGGAACATTCCCTCGTAGTGGCGCTTGATCTGCGTCATGGCTCTACCTCGATCTTCTCGCGCGTGGTGCGCGATGTGTGGTGGTCTGCTCGTTCGTCGAACGCGTCGCGAGGGAGACGCCCTCGCCGCGTGGATCTGTCTCGTTCACGACCCGCGCGTCTCGTCGCGGGCCTCGCTCTCCGCCCCGGCGTTCGCGCCGGGGCCCTTCTTCCTGTCCGGCTTCTCGCGGGCTTTCTCGCCCGCTTTGCCGTTGAACCTGTTCATCGCCGCGACTGGGCCTTCCCTGGCCCACAGCTCCGCGGAGTCGGCCGCCTGCTCGAGCGCCGGGGCCAGCGTCGCGAGCTGCTCCGGCGTGAACCTGCCCAGCACCCAGTCGTGCTGCGCGATGAACGCGGGGGCCGGATCGATCCCGATGCGGCATCTCGCGTAGGCGTTCCCGCCCAGGCGTCGCTCGATGTCCGCGAGCCCGTTGTGCCCGCCCGCCGAGCCCGACGCCCGGATGCGGATCGTCCCGCACGGGATCGCGACGTCGTCGGTGAGCACGAACACGTCGCTCCACGGGTCCATCTTGAAGAAGCGAACCGCTTCCGCGACGGACTGGCCCGACAGGTTCATGTAGGTCGTGGGCTTCATGAGCAGCGCCTTCTCGCCCGACACCTGCGCGTCCCAGGTCATGGCCTGGAACCGCGCCTTCATCGTCGTCGCCGGCGCGTGCCTCGTGATCAGCCGGTCGAGAGCGAGCCAGCCCGCGTTGTGGCGCGTCTGCTCGTACTCCCGACCCGGGTTGCCCAGGCCCACGATCAGTTTCACGCCTTGTCCGCCTCCTCGCCCTTCTTCTCGCCGATGCGCTCGGGCGCGCCGGCCTCGCCGGCGCCGGCGCCGGCCGCCTCGCCGACGGCGACTTCCTCTTCCTTGGTCTCGTGGATCGTCGCGAGGACCATGTCCTTGTCGCTCAGCAGCTCGACGCCCGAGGGCAGCGCGATGTCGCCGGCGTGGAGCGAGTGGCCAACGTCCAGCGACGACACATCGAGGCGGAGCTCGTCGGGCAGCGTCGCGACCGTGCAGCGGACCTCGACCTCGGTGTGGGGGTGCAGCAGGACCGCGTTGCCGCGGCTGAGGCCGACCGCGTCGCCCACGAGGCGGACATGGACCGAGACCTCGACCTGCTCGTTGAGGTCGACCAGCGCGAAGTCGGCGTGGATGATGCGCGTGCCGAGGTAGTCGAACTGCAGGTCGCGCACGAGCACGGTCTGCTCGCCCTTCTCGCCCTCGATGTTGATGCCGAAGACCTTCTCGCCCTTCTCGAGGTGCTTGATGGTCTCCTTGGCGTCGACGTAGAGCGCGAGGGGCTCGTGCCCGTGCCCGTAGACGACGACGGGCAGGCCGCCGGCGCTGCGCACGCGCTGGGCGTACTTCGATCCGACCTTCTCGCGACGCTTCGCGTCGAGCGTGTATGACTTCTGCATGGTGATGATCCTCTCGGGGTGGTTCTTGGGTGCGGTGTGTTCGTGGGCGTCGGGTCAGCGCTTCGTGCCGCCGCTGCGTCGGAACAGGGCGCTGACGGACATGTTGTGGTGGATGCGGTGTATGGCTTCGCCCAGCAGCTTGCCGACGCAGAGCTCGACGAGCTTGGGACGGATGGGGTCGAGCCGGGCGGCGCCGGGGATGGTGTTGCTGACGATGACGCGATCGATCGGCGCTTCGGCGAGGCGCTGCGTCGCGAGGCCGGCGAGCACGCCGTGCGTCGCGCCGACCCAGACCTTGGCGGCGCCGCGCTCGCGCACGAGACGCGCCGCCTCGCAGACGGTCCCGCCGGTGGAGATCATGTCGTCCATCATCAGGACGGTCTTGCCCTCGACGCTGCCGATGAGGTTCTTGATCGAGACGGTCGACCCGCTGGTCCGCCGCTTGTCGACGATGGCGAGGTCGCCGTTGAGCAGGTTCGCGTAGGTATTGGCGACCTTGACATTGCCGACGTCGGGGCTGACGAGCACGAGGTCGCCCAGCTCCTCGCGCACCGAGTCGAAGTACTCGACGAAGACGGGCGACGCGGAGAGGTGGTCGACGGGCAGGTCGAAGAAGCCCTGGATCTGGGCCGCGTGCAGCTCGATCGCGAGAACGCGGTCGGCGCCGGCCTTGGTGATGAGGTTGGCGACGAGCTTGGCGGTGATGGGCGTGCGCCCCTCGTCCTTGCGGTCCTGGCGCGCGTAGCCGAAGTACGGGATGACCGCGGTGATGCGCGACGCGCTGGCGCGCTTCAGCGAGTCCATGAAGATGAGCAGTTCGACGAGGTTCTCGTTGACCGGCGCGCAGGTGCTGAGCACGACGAAGCAGTCGCGCCCTCGCACGTCCTCCTCGACGCGCACGATCAGCTCGCCGTCGGGGAACGCCTCGGTCGACGCGTGCCCGAGGGGCAGGTCGATCGCCTCGCACACGCGCTGCGCGAGTTCTTTGCTGTTGCGCCCGGCGAAGATCTTGAGACTGTTGGCGTCGCTCTTGCTCACGCGCGTGCGCCCTCCGGCTTCGCGAGTCGCGTGCGGAGGATCGCGTCGACCTCCGCCAGCTGCTCGGGGGTGTTGATGCTCAGCACGTCCTGGGGGGGCATCGCGTCGACGACCTCGACGACGCGCCCCTCGTCGCGCAGCATCCCGGGGATGTCGGTCAGGTAGTACTCGCCCTTCGCGTTGTCGTTGCGCAGGCGCGGCAGCGACGCGACCAGCAGGTGCGCGTCGAAGCAGTAGATGCTCGGGTTGATCTCGCGGATCGCGCGCTGCGCGTCCGTCGCGTCCTTGTCCTCGACGATCGCCGCGAACCGACCGCTCGCGTCGCGAACGATGCGCCCGTAGCCGGCCGGGTCCTCGACGACGCTGGTGGCGATGGTGGCGGCGGCGCGCGTCGCGCGGTGCTTCTCGAGCACCTTGGCGAGCGTCGAGGCGCGCACCAGCGGGCCGTCCCCGGCGAGGACGACGACCTCGCCGTCGACCAGGCGCAGATGGTCGAGCGCGCACTGAACAGCGTGGCCCGTGCCGTGCTGCTCGAGTTGTTCGGAATACAGGATGTCGTCCTGGCCCTCGAAGACCTCGCGCACGACCTCCTGCTTGTGCCCCACGACCAGCACGACGCGCGTGAAGCCAGCGTCGCGGCAGGCGTCGACCACCCAGGCGACCATCGGGCGCGACGCGACCGGGTGCACGACCTTGGGCAGGTCGGACTTCATGCGCGTGCCCTTGCCGGCGGCGAGGACGACGGCGACCGGGCCTCGCACGCGAGCGCCGGGGGAGGACGGACCGGATGTCGAAGAGGGGC
Protein-coding sequences here:
- the rplI gene encoding 50S ribosomal protein L9, whose amino-acid sequence is MAKDIQLLLTESVDNLGIVGDVVKVRAGYARNYLLPMGLATEPSDDKVKALAAKRADAERMQREMRLQREQTIEKLEGIEVELKRSCNDQGLLYGSVTQQDIAEALVAKGFAVKARDIRLSQTIKRIESHHVLVKLDRDLEAEVIVKVVADRDIAVDDKVEVEVDDEGNMIMPGEQGRRGRGGRGRREDRAPAGAEAAPAAE
- the ssb gene encoding single-stranded DNA-binding protein; translated protein: MAGNFNKVLLMGNLTRDVEVRQLPGGGSVANIGLAVNRRFKTQDGQQREEVTFVDCEAWGRTAEVMAQYLAKGRPVFIEGRLRLDQWQDKDGGNRSKLKVIIENFQFVDSRGGDEGGGGGTGGGQVYSRSGGGRAPASGQGGGGGHSGSSGGYEPIDEDDIPF
- the rpsF gene encoding 30S ribosomal protein S6, encoding MTQIKRHYEGMFLISQQVAANFAEAVQHIRETMENAGATIIAMKKWDERRLAYEIDKQKRGVYILAYFEAPTSALIKIENTCNLSEQILRAMFLRADHLTLEEMQSADERQALADEARLRATRAAQIDEDEDEDDTVPAGVADDEDFDEED
- the pth gene encoding aminoacyl-tRNA hydrolase, with amino-acid sequence MKLIVGLGNPGREYEQTRHNAGWLALDRLITRHAPATTMKARFQAMTWDAQVSGEKALLMKPTTYMNLSGQSVAEAVRFFKMDPWSDVFVLTDDVAIPCGTIRIRASGSAGGHNGLADIERRLGGNAYARCRIGIDPAPAFIAQHDWVLGRFTPEQLATLAPALEQAADSAELWAREGPVAAMNRFNGKAGEKAREKPDRKKGPGANAGAESEARDETRGS
- a CDS encoding 50S ribosomal protein L25, whose product is MQKSYTLDAKRREKVGSKYAQRVRSAGGLPVVVYGHGHEPLALYVDAKETIKHLEKGEKVFGINIEGEKGEQTVLVRDLQFDYLGTRIIHADFALVDLNEQVEVSVHVRLVGDAVGLSRGNAVLLHPHTEVEVRCTVATLPDELRLDVSSLDVGHSLHAGDIALPSGVELLSDKDMVLATIHETKEEEVAVGEAAGAGAGEAGAPERIGEKKGEEADKA
- a CDS encoding ribose-phosphate pyrophosphokinase; this translates as MSKSDANSLKIFAGRNSKELAQRVCEAIDLPLGHASTEAFPDGELIVRVEEDVRGRDCFVVLSTCAPVNENLVELLIFMDSLKRASASRITAVIPYFGYARQDRKDEGRTPITAKLVANLITKAGADRVLAIELHAAQIQGFFDLPVDHLSASPVFVEYFDSVREELGDLVLVSPDVGNVKVANTYANLLNGDLAIVDKRRTSGSTVSIKNLIGSVEGKTVLMMDDMISTGGTVCEAARLVRERGAAKVWVGATHGVLAGLATQRLAEAPIDRVIVSNTIPGAARLDPIRPKLVELCVGKLLGEAIHRIHHNMSVSALFRRSGGTKR
- a CDS encoding NTP transferase domain-containing protein — encoded protein: MPSPSSTSGPSSPGARVRGPVAVVLAAGKGTRMKSDLPKVVHPVASRPMVAWVVDACRDAGFTRVVLVVGHKQEVVREVFEGQDDILYSEQLEQHGTGHAVQCALDHLRLVDGEVVVLAGDGPLVRASTLAKVLEKHRATRAAATIATSVVEDPAGYGRIVRDASGRFAAIVEDKDATDAQRAIREINPSIYCFDAHLLVASLPRLRNDNAKGEYYLTDIPGMLRDEGRVVEVVDAMPPQDVLSINTPEQLAEVDAILRTRLAKPEGARA